One genomic segment of Camelus ferus isolate YT-003-E chromosome 19, BCGSAC_Cfer_1.0, whole genome shotgun sequence includes these proteins:
- the DNAJC5 gene encoding dnaJ homolog subfamily C member 5, protein MADQRQRSLSTSGESLYHVLGLDKNATSDDIKKSYRKLALKYHPDKNPDNPEAAEKFKEINSAHAILTDATKRNIYDKYGSLGLYVAEQFGEENVNTYFVLSSWWAKALFVVCGLLTCCYCCCCLCCCFNCCCGKCKPRAPEGEEPEFYVSPEDLEAQLQSDEREATDTPVVIQPASATETTQLTADSHPSYHTDGFN, encoded by the exons ATGGCCGACCAGAGACAGCGCTCCCTGTCTACCTCCGGGGAATCGCTGTACCACGTCCTGGGCCTGGACAAGAATGCGACCTCGGATGACATTAAAAAGTCCTATCG AAAACTGGCCTTGAAGTACCACCCAGACAAGAACCCCGATAACCCGGAGGCCGCGGAGAAGTTCAAGGAGATCAACAGCGCCCATGCCATCCTGACGGACGCCACGAAGAGAAACATCTACGACAAGTACGGCTCGCTGGGGCTGTACGTGGCCGAGCAGTTCGGGGAGGAGAACGTCAACACCTACTTCGTGCTCTCCAGCTGGTGGGCCAAG GCCCTGTTCGTCGTCTGCGGGCTCCTCacctgctgctactgctgctgctgcctgtgcTGCTGCTTCAACTGCTGCTGCGGGAAGTGCAAGCCGCGGGCGCCCGAGGGCGAGGAGCCCGAGTTCTACGTGTCCCCCGAGGACCTGGAGGCGCAGCTGCAGTCTGATGAGCGGG AGGCCACAGACACGCCAGTCGTCATCCAGCCGGCGTCCGCCACAGAGACCACCCAGCTCACGGCCGACTCCCACCCCAGCTACCACACCGATGGGTTCAATTAA